A region of uncultured Desulfobacter sp. DNA encodes the following proteins:
- a CDS encoding PEP-CTERM sorting domain-containing protein has translation MKKLLGFLIIGVFFLASSNAFAFTETNWYWNVSNVSTAYDTGWDADGITSLMKSITYYAITTSNIDTGGNITDKGVGVFTGMTSYNGATGDNEGLSDSLNGDYQITFAWNDITGKVDNQIGTMVYASYSTGTINFYLNKDKSYDPALSSTYTDGDYLFSLAITGGNYSLDLSSGDGEYSLEGYVSYVVDDFWYTEKNTDLSDLSATTISMISHGDNNQADITTNPDGSLIVISDHDSSFEIAVVPEPATFTLLGLSLIGFAGIARKRCRS, from the coding sequence ATGAAAAAATTATTGGGTTTTTTAATTATAGGCGTCTTTTTCTTAGCAAGCTCAAACGCCTTCGCATTCACTGAAACTAACTGGTATTGGAATGTGTCTAATGTTAGTACCGCTTACGATACCGGTTGGGATGCAGATGGCATTACATCCCTCATGAAATCGATAACTTACTATGCCATTACAACCTCAAATATTGATACTGGGGGCAACATTACGGATAAAGGTGTAGGTGTATTTACGGGCATGACCTCATATAACGGCGCAACTGGCGATAATGAAGGGCTCAGTGATAGTTTGAATGGAGACTACCAAATTACCTTTGCGTGGAATGATATTACTGGTAAAGTTGATAATCAAATTGGAACTATGGTCTATGCAAGTTACTCTACTGGTACCATTAACTTTTACCTAAACAAAGACAAATCGTATGATCCCGCATTATCATCAACATACACTGATGGAGACTACCTCTTTTCATTAGCGATCACTGGAGGAAACTACTCACTTGATCTGTCTTCAGGAGATGGCGAATATTCCTTAGAAGGCTATGTGAGCTATGTTGTGGATGACTTTTGGTACACAGAAAAGAATACTGATCTCTCGGACCTGTCGGCGACTACGATATCAATGATTTCCCATGGCGACAATAATCAGGCTGACATTACTACAAACCCTGACGGATCTCTGATAGTTATTTCAGACCATGATTCGTCATTTGAAATAGCGGTTGTGCCTGAACCCGCAACTTTTACTCTCTTGGGATTAAGTCTTATCGGTTTTGCAGGTATCGCAAGAAAAAGGTGTAGATCATAA
- a CDS encoding MMPL family transporter yields the protein MESLIMEDDPDLVFYEKFKRIFGEDEFIIIAFSSNDIFTPQMLSEIHKLTQKLEGIKEVKEVVSITNVESILGTKNDFFVQPLCEQIPESMEAAEEIKKRAFSLQSVKNNIISNDGKASLFLVRTLPHEGDETYDLRLLQSIDQAFKDHALADGSKLSADTIHTAGWLVTDVNMSSHINRDNQIFMPLIYAILGFFLFLTLRSAIGVAIGLFNITLCLLWTMAALYLSGGAISPMTAILSPLMMALAVSDSIHVLLHFFQKKRCRETVMNTLKETVDELWRPCFLTSLTTAIGFLSLLVSDIPPIRHFGLAAAIGMMAEFFLTMTLIPLIIYFLRNTKSVVKDYKIQGNYLSRMSNGIASFVLKNKNIILCLSTACIVGSMFGISRIKVETNLIEYFKKSSAIYKDFQFIDTRLNGVDTLEISIKNKNDKSLMTPTALNKVQAIETYLNTLPFVGTTTSVNTFIKQMNKSFHAEDPQFYSIPESAEMIAQYLLIYGGDEIYNFLNDEYTWTRISARISEHSSSELAKYLLDISSFIENNINTDDIEVRVTGKTFLVNKLLKSIVDSQMSSLLLAFIIIFSILFLVFKSFKLGGISLIPNGVPIIFNLGLMGFLGIPLNTATAIISAVAIGIAVDDTIHYLTTYQSFKNKGVPTGQAALEALKTKGEPIMVTSFILCFGFGVMVFSSFVPTIQFGFLSAAIMLFAILSDLLILPSILLAGYKK from the coding sequence GTGGAATCCCTGATAATGGAAGACGACCCGGATCTTGTTTTCTACGAAAAATTCAAGCGAATTTTTGGCGAAGATGAATTTATTATCATTGCATTTTCATCAAACGATATCTTTACTCCGCAAATGCTTAGTGAAATCCACAAATTGACTCAAAAGCTTGAGGGCATCAAAGAAGTAAAAGAAGTTGTCAGCATCACCAATGTGGAGAGTATCCTGGGAACAAAGAATGATTTTTTTGTTCAACCTTTATGTGAACAGATTCCGGAATCTATGGAAGCTGCAGAAGAAATAAAGAAGAGGGCTTTCAGCTTACAGTCGGTAAAAAATAACATTATTTCAAACGACGGAAAAGCATCCCTGTTTCTGGTAAGGACCCTTCCCCATGAAGGCGATGAGACCTATGACTTGAGACTTCTTCAAAGTATTGACCAGGCATTTAAGGACCATGCTTTAGCTGACGGTTCCAAGCTTAGCGCCGATACTATCCATACTGCCGGCTGGCTTGTGACCGACGTGAACATGAGTTCACACATTAATCGGGACAATCAAATTTTCATGCCTTTGATTTATGCTATTCTTGGTTTTTTTCTGTTTTTGACTCTAAGAAGCGCAATCGGTGTTGCCATAGGGCTATTTAATATCACTCTTTGCCTGCTTTGGACAATGGCCGCCCTATATCTATCCGGTGGTGCCATAAGTCCCATGACAGCCATATTGTCTCCGTTGATGATGGCCTTGGCCGTTTCCGATAGCATCCATGTATTGCTCCATTTCTTTCAGAAAAAACGGTGTAGGGAAACCGTAATGAATACCTTGAAGGAGACTGTTGACGAGTTATGGAGGCCCTGTTTTTTAACCAGTCTTACGACAGCCATAGGTTTTTTATCCCTTCTTGTCAGTGATATTCCGCCAATTCGGCATTTTGGACTTGCCGCAGCCATAGGCATGATGGCAGAATTTTTTTTAACCATGACTCTGATCCCGTTGATTATTTATTTCCTCCGAAATACTAAAAGCGTGGTAAAAGATTATAAAATTCAAGGGAATTATTTATCCAGGATGTCCAATGGCATCGCTTCATTTGTTTTGAAAAATAAGAATATTATTCTATGTCTTTCAACTGCCTGCATTGTTGGATCTATGTTCGGTATTTCTCGCATTAAGGTGGAAACAAATTTAATAGAATATTTTAAAAAAAGCAGCGCTATATACAAGGATTTTCAATTTATTGACACCCGTCTCAACGGAGTGGATACCCTTGAAATATCAATCAAAAACAAAAATGATAAAAGCCTGATGACTCCTACCGCATTAAATAAGGTCCAGGCAATAGAGACCTATCTGAATACCCTGCCCTTCGTTGGCACAACCACTTCTGTAAATACGTTCATCAAGCAGATGAATAAATCATTCCATGCCGAAGACCCCCAATTTTATTCCATTCCGGAGTCAGCAGAAATGATTGCCCAATATCTACTGATCTACGGAGGAGACGAAATCTACAACTTTCTAAATGACGAATACACCTGGACCCGAATTTCAGCCCGAATTTCCGAACATAGTTCCAGTGAACTGGCCAAGTATCTGTTGGATATCAGTTCGTTTATCGAAAACAATATCAATACCGATGACATTGAAGTCCGGGTTACCGGCAAAACATTTTTGGTAAATAAACTACTGAAAAGTATTGTGGACAGTCAAATGAGCAGCCTTTTACTGGCGTTCATAATTATCTTCAGCATTTTGTTTCTGGTATTTAAATCTTTCAAACTCGGGGGCATTTCATTAATTCCCAATGGGGTGCCTATCATTTTTAATTTGGGCCTTATGGGCTTTTTAGGGATCCCGTTGAACACAGCCACCGCCATTATTTCTGCCGTCGCCATTGGCATTGCCGTGGATGACACCATCCACTACCTGACCACATATCAATCATTCAAAAATAAGGGGGTACCTACGGGGCAGGCGGCACTTGAAGCGCTAAAGACTAAAGGAGAGCCTATTATGGTGACATCCTTTATCCTGTGTTTTGGATTCGGAGTTATGGTATTTTCAAGCTTTGTTCCAACTATCCAGTTCGGTTTTTTAAGTGCTGCCATTATGCTATTCGCCATTCTTAGCGATCTTTTAATTCTTCCAAGTATATTGTTGGCTGGATATAAAAAATAA
- a CDS encoding ThiF family adenylyltransferase, with protein sequence MNQAFSRNIGLLTECEQEKLGKTRVAIPGMGGVGGAHLITLVRSGIGKFNIADFDVFDPVNINRQYGATVDSFNKPKLEEMKERALSINPYLELNCFENGINEENIDHFLDEVDVVIDGLDFFAFEIRRKMFLRAAQKGIYVVTAAPLGFSSAVLVFSPNGMGFDEYFNVNDDMSSEDKYLSFAMGLAPKPTHFSYMNLAKVDLNAKAGPSLSIACQLCSGMAAAEALKIVLNRGCVNPVPCYIQYDSYLNRFKKGKLHLGNKNPVQQVKKIIVKKLLTKKGK encoded by the coding sequence ATGAATCAGGCATTTTCAAGGAATATAGGCCTGTTAACAGAATGTGAACAGGAAAAATTGGGCAAAACCCGCGTTGCCATTCCAGGAATGGGGGGGGTGGGTGGCGCACACTTGATTACCCTTGTCAGGTCAGGAATCGGCAAATTCAACATCGCTGATTTTGATGTCTTTGATCCGGTGAATATTAATAGGCAATACGGGGCGACCGTAGATTCTTTTAACAAACCCAAACTTGAAGAAATGAAAGAAAGGGCCTTATCAATAAACCCTTACCTTGAACTCAATTGCTTTGAAAATGGTATTAATGAAGAAAACATAGACCATTTTCTTGATGAAGTTGATGTGGTTATTGACGGACTTGATTTTTTTGCATTTGAAATCCGGCGTAAGATGTTTCTTCGCGCTGCACAAAAAGGAATCTACGTGGTGACAGCCGCACCATTAGGGTTTAGTTCAGCGGTATTGGTTTTTTCACCAAATGGCATGGGATTTGATGAGTACTTTAATGTCAATGACGACATGTCTTCTGAAGATAAATACCTCTCCTTTGCCATGGGACTAGCACCAAAACCCACTCACTTTAGTTACATGAACCTTGCAAAGGTTGATTTGAACGCCAAGGCGGGGCCGTCTCTGAGCATTGCATGCCAGCTATGTTCTGGAATGGCAGCGGCCGAAGCATTGAAAATTGTTTTAAACAGGGGCTGTGTCAACCCCGTGCCTTGCTATATCCAGTATGACAGCTATTTAAACAGGTTTAAAAAAGGGAAATTGCACCTTGGAAACAAAAACCCAGTACAACAGGTGAAAAAAATCATTGTCAAAAAGCTTCTTACAAAAAAAGGGAAATAA
- a CDS encoding cyclic nucleotide-binding and patatin-like phospholipase domain-containing protein → MQKIIYQDLIEFLQKVSLFSSVPTDQIREIAGLFEKKFYHKGDIIFRQGEPGDSMYVIRSGMVSVHKEEEGRKLFVSELKRGDFFGEMSLLSESPRNSTVEASLDVTLFCLTRENFDVLIKTDKSIGLYLSRFYAKRMSILAKGDGPQAMAPTFYAVSATGPELGVSHFLYSVSFHISDESHKRVVVIEPHLEADRIMLKYDLAHMECPTPDLFRLLPPSSYKPEDIHWYKHLSGFHVLQLRTGFSDRLSEIMPVLMAGLKDAYDVVFFNLTHCLNDMERLFVRLCDRTFLLIHNTEEKIGEVRTRLLELEQICGASAFLGRIRVGVSHLYGKCGVARQELKQRLGLCETPGIWVDRSEPAFKDRIDTHKCFPVRGARAVAREIAGIRLGLALGAGGARGWAHIGVLKVLEDAGIHIDMISGTSMGALVGGIYAATASFKKLKKSTIDQILTRADTRRKIFDYTLPKQGLLRGKKAAQLIRKAVSNADFLDLMIPTYLVGVDILNEEEVIIETGDVTDAIRSSIAIPAVFSPFKHQGRWMVDGGLLNPVPVDVLIRKGADMAIAVSIESKTANTVPQNKDPGIKEIISRAISIVHGRATRDYVKNADLVLYPDVGTFAWDDFHEGLALMHRGMEECLGRLPDIQRMINEKHRRTHLGS, encoded by the coding sequence ATGCAAAAAATAATATATCAGGATCTCATTGAATTTTTACAAAAAGTCTCCCTGTTTTCATCTGTACCGACAGATCAGATCAGAGAGATTGCCGGATTGTTCGAAAAAAAATTTTATCACAAGGGGGATATTATCTTCCGGCAGGGAGAGCCTGGGGATTCCATGTATGTGATTCGATCAGGCATGGTGTCTGTTCACAAAGAGGAGGAAGGGCGAAAACTTTTTGTCTCTGAGTTGAAGCGAGGAGATTTTTTCGGGGAAATGTCTCTTCTTTCAGAGTCGCCCAGAAATTCCACGGTAGAGGCGTCACTGGATGTAACTTTGTTTTGTCTTACCCGTGAAAATTTTGATGTGCTAATTAAAACAGATAAAAGCATTGGACTGTACCTGAGCCGTTTTTATGCCAAACGTATGAGTATTCTGGCAAAGGGAGATGGTCCCCAGGCCATGGCCCCAACATTTTATGCTGTATCTGCCACTGGACCGGAGTTGGGAGTATCCCATTTTTTATATTCTGTTTCCTTTCATATTTCTGATGAGTCACATAAACGTGTGGTGGTGATTGAACCTCACCTTGAAGCTGACAGGATCATGCTAAAATATGATTTGGCCCACATGGAATGCCCTACCCCTGACCTTTTCAGACTCCTTCCCCCAAGCAGCTATAAACCCGAAGATATTCACTGGTATAAACATTTGTCAGGGTTTCATGTTCTTCAGTTGCGAACCGGATTTTCTGACAGGCTTTCTGAAATTATGCCTGTTCTGATGGCTGGTCTGAAAGACGCCTATGATGTGGTATTTTTTAACCTTACCCATTGTCTAAATGACATGGAGCGGTTGTTTGTCCGACTGTGTGATCGGACATTTTTGCTTATTCACAATACTGAAGAAAAAATCGGGGAGGTTAGAACCAGGCTTCTGGAGCTTGAGCAGATTTGCGGCGCTAGTGCGTTTTTAGGACGCATCAGGGTTGGAGTCAGCCATCTCTATGGAAAATGTGGAGTGGCCCGGCAAGAACTGAAACAACGCCTGGGACTTTGCGAAACGCCAGGCATCTGGGTGGACCGTTCGGAACCCGCGTTTAAAGACCGGATAGATACCCATAAATGCTTCCCTGTAAGGGGGGCCAGGGCGGTTGCCCGCGAAATTGCCGGTATCCGGTTAGGGCTTGCGCTGGGTGCCGGCGGTGCAAGGGGGTGGGCCCATATCGGAGTATTAAAAGTGTTGGAGGATGCAGGTATTCACATTGACATGATTTCAGGAACCAGCATGGGAGCCCTGGTGGGCGGAATTTATGCGGCCACAGCTTCTTTTAAAAAATTAAAGAAGTCCACCATTGACCAAATTCTTACCCGGGCTGACACCCGCCGGAAAATTTTTGATTATACTCTGCCCAAACAAGGCTTGCTCAGAGGTAAAAAGGCGGCCCAGCTTATAAGAAAAGCTGTGAGCAATGCAGATTTCTTGGATTTGATGATTCCGACTTACTTGGTGGGAGTAGATATCTTGAATGAAGAGGAGGTGATTATTGAAACCGGAGATGTTACGGATGCCATCCGTTCCAGTATTGCAATTCCAGCTGTGTTTTCTCCTTTTAAACACCAGGGCCGGTGGATGGTGGACGGCGGACTTTTAAATCCGGTGCCGGTGGATGTTCTGATTAGGAAAGGCGCTGATATGGCTATTGCAGTAAGCATTGAATCCAAGACAGCAAATACCGTTCCACAAAACAAGGATCCCGGCATTAAGGAGATTATCTCCCGAGCCATAAGTATTGTTCATGGCCGGGCAACAAGAGACTATGTAAAAAATGCAGACCTTGTACTCTATCCGGATGTGGGGACGTTTGCCTGGGATGATTTCCATGAAGGTCTTGCACTCATGCACCGCGGCATGGAGGAGTGTTTGGGGCGCCTTCCGGATATTCAAAGAATGATTAATGAAAAACATCGCCGAACTCATCTGGGTTCTTGA
- a CDS encoding right-handed parallel beta-helix repeat-containing protein has protein sequence MKAFFYWGGAFLFLIISMFSVVFALEYDSSGQNYQNGTKTIQVSDLTSLKSALSKAEPGDRILITQGIYDGGFRLGDIQGTKKRPIVIAGNDPEYPPVFQGRGEAVKMSRVGYVKIENIRIEKRSGNGINIDDGGDSEHPSHHIILENLQISEIGKKGNIDAIKMSGVDHFVIRNCKIQGWGGSAIDFVGCHQGVVQGCTFEDMPGYRTKNAIQIKGGSQRVLIENNAFINCGERTVNIGGSTGTPFFRPQNADCEADNIIVAGNNFVGGEAQISWVTSQNSHVHHNIFYLPEKWVGRILQETKDSRFILCRKGFFEANMVVTDERVQTFFNIGPNTQPEMFSFSGNAWYRFESDEKPDLPTLEVGGIYDVYPDLIDFGTAKMRIGSRSDKLKNIGPKAYTPWDHGTDFEDIHIPEVKWVEPARKSGRIPMQTAIIVGLLGFSFLVVIIRRAKK, from the coding sequence ATGAAAGCTTTCTTTTATTGGGGAGGGGCGTTTCTATTCTTAATAATAAGCATGTTTTCGGTTGTATTCGCACTTGAATACGATAGTAGCGGACAAAATTATCAAAACGGGACAAAAACAATCCAGGTCTCAGATTTAACCTCTCTCAAATCTGCACTTTCTAAAGCAGAGCCCGGTGACCGAATTTTGATTACCCAGGGGATTTATGATGGTGGTTTCAGGCTTGGAGACATCCAGGGTACAAAAAAGCGGCCCATTGTAATTGCCGGAAACGATCCTGAGTATCCCCCCGTGTTTCAAGGCCGGGGCGAAGCTGTAAAGATGAGTCGGGTTGGATATGTAAAAATAGAAAATATCAGAATTGAAAAACGATCCGGCAATGGGATAAATATTGACGATGGAGGTGATTCTGAACACCCTTCTCATCATATCATTTTGGAAAATCTTCAAATCAGTGAGATTGGAAAAAAAGGTAATATAGATGCGATCAAAATGTCAGGGGTAGACCATTTTGTTATTAGAAATTGTAAAATACAGGGATGGGGCGGTTCAGCTATTGATTTTGTAGGCTGCCACCAGGGGGTTGTGCAGGGGTGCACGTTTGAAGATATGCCAGGATATCGTACTAAGAACGCCATACAGATTAAAGGAGGCTCACAGCGTGTACTTATTGAAAATAATGCGTTTATAAATTGTGGGGAGCGGACCGTTAATATAGGTGGAAGTACCGGGACCCCTTTTTTTAGACCTCAAAATGCAGATTGTGAAGCTGACAATATAATTGTGGCAGGAAATAATTTTGTTGGCGGAGAGGCACAAATCTCATGGGTGACCAGCCAGAACTCTCATGTGCATCATAATATCTTTTACCTGCCGGAAAAATGGGTCGGCCGTATTCTTCAAGAAACAAAGGATAGTCGATTTATTTTATGCAGGAAAGGTTTTTTTGAAGCCAACATGGTGGTTACCGATGAACGGGTCCAAACTTTTTTTAACATTGGTCCCAATACCCAGCCGGAAATGTTTTCTTTTTCAGGAAATGCTTGGTATCGGTTTGAATCGGATGAGAAACCAGATCTGCCTACGCTCGAAGTCGGCGGGATCTATGATGTATATCCCGATTTGATTGATTTTGGAACGGCTAAAATGAGGATTGGGTCAAGGTCAGATAAGTTGAAGAACATCGGACCTAAAGCGTACACGCCATGGGATCATGGAACTGATTTTGAAGACATACATATACCTGAGGTAAAATGGGTTGAGCCGGCCCGGAAATCCGGACGCATCCCCATGCAAACGGCAATTATAGTAGGGCTGTTGGGTTTTAGTTTTTTAGTGGTAATAATACGGCGTGCAAAAAAATAA
- a CDS encoding CapA family protein, producing the protein MGNKTVQFAAAGDFLLTARSSDQPGRGLEALSDEIQSLFKSCDLVFANLECTLEGNEKIPTEPRVLTTESQILSLEQSGIDCVSLGNNHAFDCYDQGFIRLREMLSDIGIRSCGAGLNMQEAMEPAIYDIQGIQLAIIGVVDRSSGIYRFAGESNSGVAPLETESVCLQIRELKQMVDHVIISSHWGMERFRIPSPEQMNQARAFADAGASLVLGHHPHVVQGMEMVENVPVVYSLGNFMSSHVYWDSGDNLDWNKFERVGCIFMCEFTKDNVVNIQQIPVYDDGVCIKIDKNGWADKCISKVNRLLASGVTQKTYDHEAFRVNKILPVLSHLSWQGLKKIRPGHFIRAYKKLVP; encoded by the coding sequence ATGGGAAATAAAACAGTACAATTTGCCGCTGCAGGAGATTTTCTTTTAACAGCCAGGTCCAGCGACCAGCCCGGACGTGGGCTTGAGGCGCTTTCCGATGAAATTCAATCTCTTTTTAAATCGTGTGACCTGGTTTTTGCGAATCTGGAATGTACCCTTGAAGGGAATGAAAAAATTCCCACAGAACCCCGTGTGCTGACAACGGAAAGCCAGATTTTATCCCTTGAACAATCCGGAATTGATTGTGTCTCGCTGGGAAACAATCATGCCTTTGACTGCTATGACCAGGGATTCATTCGTTTGAGGGAAATGCTGTCCGATATCGGCATCAGGAGCTGTGGGGCAGGATTGAACATGCAGGAGGCAATGGAACCGGCTATATACGATATTCAAGGAATACAACTGGCGATCATAGGCGTTGTAGACCGCTCCAGTGGGATATACCGGTTTGCCGGAGAAAGCAACAGTGGCGTGGCACCACTTGAGACCGAAAGCGTATGCCTCCAGATAAGGGAACTGAAACAGATGGTGGATCATGTCATTATTTCTTCCCACTGGGGCATGGAGCGGTTCCGGATTCCTTCACCGGAACAAATGAATCAGGCCAGGGCGTTTGCCGATGCCGGCGCTTCATTGGTGCTTGGACATCATCCCCATGTGGTTCAGGGCATGGAAATGGTCGAAAATGTGCCAGTGGTTTACTCGTTAGGAAATTTTATGTCCAGCCATGTCTACTGGGACAGCGGAGACAACCTGGACTGGAACAAATTTGAGCGGGTGGGCTGTATATTTATGTGTGAGTTCACAAAAGACAACGTAGTTAACATTCAACAGATCCCTGTGTATGATGACGGCGTTTGTATTAAAATTGATAAAAACGGTTGGGCAGACAAATGTATTTCTAAAGTCAATCGACTTCTGGCTTCGGGGGTGACACAAAAAACCTATGACCATGAAGCATTCAGGGTGAACAAGATTTTACCAGTTCTTTCTCATTTGAGCTGGCAGGGTTTGAAAAAAATTCGCCCCGGGCATTTTATTAGAGCCTATAAAAAACTGGTGCCGTAG
- a CDS encoding VanZ family protein, with translation MLLIYASLMPFDFSFGKGLQDQYKFFWRYWPFNPKARISGSDVLSNLILYAPLGWMITVRLRLSSCNSIISLTVSGLICSLISIFVELLQMFTVSRVASGSDWLLNTISGIAGGLFGLAFGQRVWISGIDWLKNSWQNKPVVIAALILAGLTAADALSPFMPTILLKQVGRNFKRSHFSLNLGFTVHPWHWWLLKVGLVYACLTLLFSSFLKHKSSFSRLVQAVVVGGLFCSSLEVAKLFIVSRSFNIANVVSGWVGCIGGMAIGLLSEKQETTAKLNWGIGLILLYSFYLAWFPFSFNWSIEQIPARLPSVSKLLPLYDYAMGASLNHARLFVQSIFLPAMLVYLLKIRFGWFKRKHYGVWMAAVFCAVLGVFQEGGQLFLPSRYPSVTDIYCFAAGGYLGAVAVIFPDNVDVRG, from the coding sequence GTGTTATTAATTTACGCAAGCCTCATGCCCTTTGACTTTTCGTTTGGAAAAGGCTTGCAGGATCAGTATAAATTTTTCTGGCGTTATTGGCCGTTCAATCCAAAAGCCAGGATCAGCGGCTCTGATGTGCTCAGCAACCTGATATTATATGCGCCTTTGGGATGGATGATTACGGTTCGCCTCAGGCTATCGAGTTGTAATTCAATAATTTCTCTGACAGTCTCGGGTCTTATCTGTTCTTTAATCAGTATTTTTGTTGAGCTACTCCAGATGTTTACTGTTTCAAGGGTAGCCAGCGGTTCTGACTGGCTCTTGAATACCATCAGTGGAATAGCGGGAGGTCTTTTCGGACTTGCTTTCGGACAAAGGGTATGGATTTCCGGCATTGACTGGTTAAAAAACAGTTGGCAAAATAAACCTGTTGTAATCGCCGCTCTGATTCTTGCCGGATTGACGGCAGCAGATGCGCTGTCTCCGTTTATGCCCACGATCCTGTTAAAACAGGTGGGTCGAAATTTTAAGCGCTCTCATTTTTCTCTGAATTTGGGATTTACAGTACATCCCTGGCATTGGTGGCTGCTTAAAGTCGGATTGGTTTATGCATGCCTGACCCTGCTGTTCAGTTCGTTTCTGAAACACAAATCCAGCTTTTCAAGGTTGGTACAGGCAGTTGTTGTTGGAGGACTGTTTTGCTCGTCGCTTGAAGTGGCTAAATTGTTTATTGTATCTCGTTCTTTCAATATCGCCAATGTGGTTTCCGGATGGGTGGGGTGTATTGGCGGGATGGCAATAGGTCTGTTATCCGAAAAACAAGAAACCACTGCAAAATTGAATTGGGGTATCGGGTTAATACTGTTATATAGTTTTTATCTTGCGTGGTTTCCTTTTAGCTTTAACTGGTCCATTGAGCAGATACCGGCAAGGCTGCCGTCTGTCTCAAAATTACTCCCCTTGTACGATTATGCCATGGGAGCAAGCCTGAACCATGCAAGATTGTTTGTTCAGAGTATCTTTTTGCCGGCCATGCTGGTATATCTGTTAAAAATACGATTTGGGTGGTTTAAAAGAAAACACTATGGTGTTTGGATGGCTGCTGTTTTCTGTGCTGTTCTTGGCGTATTCCAGGAAGGCGGCCAGCTTTTTTTACCATCAAGATATCCTTCTGTGACAGACATATATTGTTTCGCAGCAGGCGGGTATCTGGGTGCTGTGGCCGTAATTTTTCCTGATAACGTGGATGTGCGAGGATAA
- a CDS encoding M55 family metallopeptidase — MKFIISVDCEGPACVVGNAGKALSASRDYNFACREATLEANAAARALFDSGAREVWIWDSHGQGLNLCIDQLDKRCKLILGKGFTCRFPGLDNSFSGVVMIGYHAMEGTKNAILAHTYSSESYKNIRVNGQTVGEIALDGAVAGEFDVPVIFVSSDDKGCREALTFMPWLETVVTKQGMGRNCALSKHPHMVQEEIYSGVLKAVNCIHQTKPLKFKSPVQLEIDFKAVSQAVKALVYRRRGWRLVGPRTITKKIESMREWIC, encoded by the coding sequence ATGAAATTCATCATATCAGTTGACTGCGAGGGTCCGGCCTGCGTTGTGGGCAATGCAGGCAAAGCCCTAAGTGCGTCCCGGGACTACAATTTTGCCTGCCGGGAAGCTACCCTTGAAGCCAATGCCGCAGCCCGGGCCCTTTTTGATTCCGGTGCCCGGGAAGTCTGGATTTGGGACAGTCACGGCCAGGGGCTCAATCTTTGCATTGATCAGTTGGACAAAAGGTGCAAACTGATTTTGGGAAAAGGATTTACCTGCCGTTTTCCCGGCTTGGACAACAGTTTTTCAGGGGTGGTGATGATCGGCTATCATGCCATGGAAGGAACAAAAAATGCGATACTGGCACATACGTACAGTTCCGAATCCTATAAAAATATTCGCGTCAATGGCCAGACCGTCGGAGAAATTGCATTGGATGGTGCTGTGGCAGGAGAGTTTGATGTCCCAGTAATTTTTGTTTCCAGCGACGACAAAGGATGTCGGGAGGCTTTAACTTTTATGCCGTGGTTAGAAACGGTTGTCACCAAACAGGGGATGGGAAGAAACTGCGCCTTAAGCAAGCATCCGCATATGGTCCAGGAAGAAATTTATTCGGGTGTCTTAAAAGCAGTAAATTGCATTCACCAGACGAAACCGTTGAAGTTTAAGTCACCGGTTCAGCTGGAAATTGATTTTAAGGCTGTTTCCCAGGCGGTTAAAGCTCTGGTATATCGGCGTCGGGGCTGGCGACTTGTCGGTCCCAGAACAATAACTAAAAAAATTGAGAGTATGCGGGAATGGATCTGCTAG